CATTTATAAAAACATCTTTTAATTTTTTATATGATTCCATTCCTAAAGGTCTTATCTTATCCCCATCCTTTCTCATTCTAATCTCTATAGTGTCACCTATTTTTAAATTTGTTAAAAATTCATTTTTACCAAAACTTTTATTATCCTCTATAGCTTCTACAACATAGCTATTAAAAATGATTTTAAACGGTATTTTTTCTGTAACTAGTTTATTAACTTTTTCTAATTTATCTTTTTTTTCCTTTTCTATCCAAATATTTTTATATTGTTTTTTCAATATAAAACCTTTTTCTAATTTTATTACCTTACTTCCATTAGTATTCAA
The window above is part of the Cetobacterium somerae ATCC BAA-474 genome. Proteins encoded here:
- the tilS gene encoding tRNA lysidine(34) synthetase TilS, whose protein sequence is LNTNGSKVIKLEKGFILKKQYKNIWIEKEKKDKLEKVNKLVTEKIPFKIIFNSYVVEAIEDNKSFGKNEFLTNLKIGDTIEIRMRKDGDKIRPLGMESYKKLKDVFINEKIPKDLRGEIPLILKDDEIVWASGVKKSESFKGEENKKGIKLIIRRQDEE